The following DNA comes from Lentibacillus sp. Marseille-P4043.
AAATCTAGATTTGCTAATGCTTGCTCTACGGCAGAATCCTGCTTTTCTATGTCTTTCTTTTTCGCAGGCTGATTTTCTTCAACAAAAAATGATAATTGATTGGAATCATGAATTTTTGCCGTTTGTTCCCCTTGATCAACATCCTCAAATTCACGCAGTATCATACTTGCTCGATTAATTAATGCTTCAGGTAAATTGGCAAGTTTTGCGACATGAATTCCATAACTCTCGTCTGCTGCCCCATCCATTATCTGGTGAAGAAACACGACATTTCCTTCATGTTCTTCTGCTCGCACATGAATATTTTTTAACTTATCCAAGGAATCTTCCAACGCTGTTAATTCATGATAATGGGTGGAGAAAAGGGTTTTCGCATGAATATTGTTGTGAATATACTCTACGATAGCTTGGGCTAATGCCATACCATCATAAGTGCTTGTACCCCGCCCAATTTCATCTAATAAGATTAAGCTTTTATCAGTTGCATTTGCAATGGCATGATTCGCTTCAAGCATTTCAACCATAAAAGTACTTTGACCGGAGACTAAATCATCCGCCGCTCCAATCCTAGTAAAGATTTGATCGAAAATAATCAAATCAGCTTCATCACATGGTACAAAACAGCCAATTTGTCCCATGATAACAGTTAATGCCAGTTGTCGCATAAACGTACTTTTTCCGGACATATTTGGTCCCGTTATAAGAAGTACTTCTGTTTCCTTATCAAGTTTAATATTATTTGGTACAAATGAGCCATCTTTCATGACCTGTTCCACTACCGGATGCCGGCCATTATTTATCGACAGGTTATTTTCAACAAACCGCGGACGTTTATAATTATTTTCCTCACTAACGGTTGCAAATGCTTGTAATACATCAATTCGACTAACAACATCTGCCAATTCTTGTAATACAGGGATTTGTTCTTTTAATTGTTCACGAATTTCAATAAACAAATTATATTCCAGTTCAACACTTTTTTCTTCCGCTTCCAGGATAAGCTGCTCCTTTTCCTTTAATTCAGGTGTAATGTAGCGCTCTGCGTTTGTTAAGGTTTGTTTACGCTCATATCTTCCCTCAGGCAATAAATGTAAGTTAGCTTTTGTAACTTCAATATAATAGCCAAACACTCGATTATAGCCAATTTTTAACGATTTGATGTTTGTTTCCTGCTTTTCCTTTTGTTCTAATTCAGCAATCCACTTTTTCCCATTCCGTGATGCATCACGATACGTATCTAACATTTCGTTATAACCATCTTTAATGATGCCACCCTCTTTGATTGAAATAGGCGGATCATCTACTAAACTACCTTCCAGCATGGTGACAATTTGCTCTGGCCAACGAATGGCGTTACATAATTCCTTGATCTGTGGTTGTGGAAATTGTTGTAAAATAGTTTGTAATTCAGGGATTTTATTAAGTGATTGCTTAAGTTGAATTAAATCACGTGCATTCACATTTCCATAGGCGATTCTTCCTGCTAATCGTTCTAAGTCATAAACGGACTTTAATGATTCCCGTAATGAATCACGTTCCATAAATCCTTGATAAAATCCATCAACAATCTCAAGGCGCTCATCTATAAGATGCTGATTAATCAATGGACGTTCCAACCATTTCTTTAATAGTCTCGATCCCATTGCTGTAACTGTTCGATCTAATACCCACAACAGGCTTCCATGTTTCCCTTTTTTAATAATTGTTTCCGTTAATTCCAGATTGCGTTTGGAGTACATATCCAATGACAAATAATCGTTTAGCTCGATCACTTTGGCAGGCTGTAAATGATCAAGTGAACGTTTCTGTGT
Coding sequences within:
- the mutS gene encoding DNA mismatch repair protein MutS; the protein is MAKYTPMMEQYLQIKAEHKDAFLFFRLGDFYEMFFDDATKAARELEITLTKRDAGQKEPIPMCGVPYHSADNYIKNLIEKGYKVAICEQVEDPKAAKGVVKREVVQLITPGTVMETNMLSERENNYIASLSHFQDGTFVIVYNDLSTGENRLAMVTHGWEAVIHELYNQPIKEIVISSNLPGNWQHDLQAKLNVTLSFQDEITFNGEYRNLCDDLNDERLMKAFSRLLNYIQHTQKRSLDHLQPAKVIELNDYLSLDMYSKRNLELTETIIKKGKHGSLLWVLDRTVTAMGSRLLKKWLERPLINQHLIDERLEIVDGFYQGFMERDSLRESLKSVYDLERLAGRIAYGNVNARDLIQLKQSLNKIPELQTILQQFPQPQIKELCNAIRWPEQIVTMLEGSLVDDPPISIKEGGIIKDGYNEMLDTYRDASRNGKKWIAELEQKEKQETNIKSLKIGYNRVFGYYIEVTKANLHLLPEGRYERKQTLTNAERYITPELKEKEQLILEAEEKSVELEYNLFIEIREQLKEQIPVLQELADVVSRIDVLQAFATVSEENNYKRPRFVENNLSINNGRHPVVEQVMKDGSFVPNNIKLDKETEVLLITGPNMSGKSTFMRQLALTVIMGQIGCFVPCDEADLIIFDQIFTRIGAADDLVSGQSTFMVEMLEANHAIANATDKSLILLDEIGRGTSTYDGMALAQAIVEYIHNNIHAKTLFSTHYHELTALEDSLDKLKNIHVRAEEHEGNVVFLHQIMDGAADESYGIHVAKLANLPEALINRASMILREFEDVDQGEQTAKIHDSNQLSFFVEENQPAKKKDIEKQDSAVEQALANLDLFDMTPLDAMNELYRLQKLTKQN